The Fibrobacter sp. UWT2 genome includes a window with the following:
- a CDS encoding leucine-rich repeat domain-containing protein → MNLLDIIKKAKAEKATSLDLSQKELRILPQELFELEDLEELILDRNMLVELPDDISRLKKLKKLSISENDLMELPETIGELTNLEHLYLGYNSLSELPDSVGNLKKLETVNIAKNQLLDLTLEVGKWVNVTKISLHDNMLSEVPATLGKLKKLRKLYLDNNDLTSIPAALSHLESLEVLMVSGNNLGAIPSEFGALKKLKELVLDANQLETLPETLAECDSLETISVVENPMEGGIPRVLLDKKGLSIDQ, encoded by the coding sequence ATGAATTTGCTAGATATTATAAAGAAGGCCAAGGCCGAAAAAGCCACCTCGTTAGACCTTTCCCAAAAAGAACTGAGAATCCTTCCTCAGGAACTTTTCGAACTGGAAGACCTCGAAGAGCTCATCCTCGACCGTAATATGCTCGTGGAACTCCCCGACGACATTTCTAGACTGAAAAAGTTGAAAAAGCTTTCCATAAGTGAAAACGACCTGATGGAACTCCCCGAAACCATCGGTGAACTTACAAATCTCGAACACCTGTACCTGGGTTACAACAGCCTGTCCGAACTTCCGGATTCCGTAGGTAACCTCAAAAAGCTCGAAACGGTGAATATCGCCAAGAACCAGCTTTTGGACTTGACCCTCGAAGTGGGCAAGTGGGTGAACGTGACCAAGATCAGTCTCCACGACAACATGCTTTCTGAAGTGCCGGCCACGCTCGGCAAACTGAAAAAGCTCCGCAAGCTCTACCTCGACAACAACGACTTGACCTCTATTCCGGCAGCGCTCAGCCACCTGGAATCTCTGGAAGTCCTGATGGTGTCGGGCAACAACCTGGGTGCAATCCCCTCGGAATTCGGAGCCCTCAAGAAACTCAAGGAACTGGTGCTTGACGCAAACCAGCTCGAAACGCTCCCCGAAACTCTTGCCGAATGCGACAGCCTCGAGACGATTTCCGTCGTCGAAAACCCCATGGAAGGCGGAATCCCCCGCGTGCTCCTGGACAAGAAGGGACTGAGCATAGACCAGTAG
- a CDS encoding S41 family peptidase → MHTCSWLKASTASVLIAFFLTACSDFFEPVDSTPTPTEYTYNYWLLQRLYLYEDELPLLDEQGDSVTELYKKLSDPYTRYIPPAKSASTISSMNTSIVAGDVGMEYSEFAMEHPLVIYRVYDKSPAGRAGVPRYGNILTANGVDIAGNRARAIYDSVLAYSKDITIKVAYQGDTTDYKLTKEDVYAPTVFIDTLSGVEIITITGFKLNTVDQKEGTFGELKTYLESTRNTDKPRLIDLRNNPGGHVVHCTAMADLFIEKGSVSIRTSRGAAGDGTPTYTTQTIIAKSGDAGEKKNFVVLVNKNSASCAEIFAAAISEGADIKVAGDTTYGKGIGQSTWKTMNGGLAIITNLEFLTPKGNSYHKKGIVPDYVCEPATLPCGLEAIQKYYGKSATKTAFPDYFTDITALRPQNIFDGGAILEGEDARNTWEKEL, encoded by the coding sequence ATGCACACATGCTCATGGCTCAAAGCGAGTACCGCGAGCGTGCTCATCGCCTTTTTCCTCACCGCCTGTAGTGATTTCTTCGAGCCGGTAGACAGCACGCCGACTCCAACGGAATACACTTACAACTACTGGCTTTTACAAAGACTGTACCTATACGAAGACGAACTGCCCCTGCTGGATGAGCAGGGAGATTCCGTCACCGAGCTTTATAAGAAGCTGTCCGATCCGTACACCCGTTACATTCCGCCCGCAAAAAGCGCATCTACTATTAGTAGCATGAACACTAGCATTGTGGCTGGTGACGTGGGAATGGAATACAGCGAATTTGCAATGGAACACCCGCTTGTCATTTACCGCGTCTACGACAAAAGTCCGGCAGGACGCGCAGGGGTTCCCCGCTACGGAAACATCCTGACCGCAAACGGAGTCGATATCGCCGGCAACCGGGCAAGGGCCATCTACGATTCCGTTCTCGCCTACAGCAAGGACATCACCATCAAGGTCGCCTACCAAGGTGACACCACCGACTACAAGCTCACTAAAGAAGATGTCTACGCTCCCACCGTTTTCATAGACACCTTAAGCGGAGTCGAAATTATCACCATTACCGGTTTCAAGCTCAACACCGTCGACCAAAAAGAAGGGACATTCGGCGAGTTGAAGACCTACCTGGAATCCACAAGGAACACCGACAAGCCCAGACTCATTGACCTGCGCAATAACCCCGGCGGACATGTCGTTCACTGCACCGCCATGGCAGACCTGTTCATTGAAAAAGGCTCGGTTTCTATACGCACCTCCCGAGGGGCCGCTGGAGACGGGACCCCCACTTACACCACCCAGACAATTATCGCCAAGTCAGGCGATGCCGGCGAGAAAAAAAACTTTGTCGTTCTCGTGAACAAGAATAGCGCAAGTTGCGCCGAAATCTTTGCAGCCGCCATTAGCGAAGGCGCCGACATAAAAGTCGCAGGCGACACCACCTACGGCAAGGGCATTGGCCAAAGCACCTGGAAAACCATGAACGGCGGACTGGCAATTATTACCAATCTTGAATTTTTAACACCCAAGGGAAATTCCTATCACAAAAAGGGTATTGTCCCCGACTACGTTTGCGAGCCGGCCACACTCCCCTGCGGACTGGAAGCCATTCAAAAATATTACGGGAAAAGTGCGACAAAGACGGCGTTCCCCGACTACTTTACGGACATCACAGCACTACGCCCGCAGAATATATTTGACGGGGGCGCAATTCTTGAGGGAGAAGACGCCCGTAACACTTGGGAAAAGGAGCTATAA